One Felis catus isolate Fca126 chromosome D3, F.catus_Fca126_mat1.0, whole genome shotgun sequence DNA segment encodes these proteins:
- the SERPINB11 gene encoding serpin B11 isoform X1, which yields MEAWGETVAARSPQSSGSAWHKMDPLSTANVDFCLDVFKELNRHNVGENIFFSPLSLLYALSMVLLGARGNSAGQMEKVLHFNHIAESLKPEFKASAKCSQAGRIHSAFGVLFSQINQPDSNYTLSMANRLYGTKAMMFHQQYLNCSEKLYQTTPQTVDFERSPEETRKTINAWVESKTNGKVTNLFGKGTIDPSCVMVLVNAIYFKGQWQNKFQERETIKTPFLLSEGKSVLVEMMYQTGTYKLAFIKEPRMQILELPYVNHKLSMIVLLPAGTASLEQIEKQLNMKTFYEWTSSANMVEREVEVHIPRFKLEMKYELNALLNSLGMTDVFNEIKADLSGISPAKGLHLSKVIHKSYVDVNEEGTEAAAATGDSFVVKRLPIRAQFMANHPFLFFIRHIPTNMIVFCGKLASP from the exons GTAGTGCTTGGCATAAAATGGATCCTCTCAGCACAGCAAACGTTGACTTTTGCCTTGATGTGTTCAAAGAGCTGAACAGGCACAACGTAGGAGAAAACATCTTCTTTTCACCACTGAGTCTGCTTTATGCTCTAAGTATGGTTCTCCTTGGGGCCAGAGGAAACAGTGCAGGGCAGATGGAGAAG GTGCTTCACTTTAATCATATTGCAGAATCCTTAAAACCAGAGTTCAAGGCCTCAGCTAAG TGCAGCCAAGCTGGAAGGATTCATTCAGCGTTTGGAGTCTTATTCTCTCAAATTAACCAGCCAGACTCTAACTATACCCTCAGCATGGCCAACAGACTCTACGGGACAAAGGCGATGATGTTCCATCAG CAATATCTAAACTGTTCTGAGAAACTGTATCAAACCACGCCGCAAACTGTTGATTTTGAACGGTCTCCAGAAGAAACGAGGAAAACTATTAATGCTTGGGTTGAAAGTAAAACTAATG GAAAAGTCACAAACCTCTTTGGAAAGGGCACAATTGATCCTTCTTGTGTAATGGTCCTGGTGAATGCCATATATTTCAAAGGACAATGGCAAAATAAGTTTCAGGAAAGAGAGACAATTAAAACCCCTTTTCTGCTAAGTGAG gGTAAAAGCGTACTTGTGGAAATGATGTATCAAACGGGAACATATAAATTAGCCTTCATAAAGGAGCCGCGGATGCAAATTCTGGAGCTGCCCTACGTGAACCACAAACTAAGCATGATTGTTCTGCTTCCCGCGGGCACAGCCAGCCTGGAACAG atAGAGAAACAGCTGAACATGAAGACGTTTTACGAGTGGACCAGCTCTGCTAACATGGTAGAGAGGGAAGTTGAAGTGCATATCCCCAGGTTCAAACTTGAAATGAAGTATGAGCTAAATGCTTTGCTAAACTCCCTTGGGATGACAGATGTCTTCAACGAAATCAAAGCTGATCTCTCTGGAATATCACCAGCCAAAGGCCTGCATTTATCAAAGGTCATCCACAAGTCATACGTGGATGTCAATGAAGAGGGCACCGAGGCAGCAGCAGCTACTGGGGACAGCTTCGTTGTAAAAAGACTCCCCATCCGAGCTCAGTTCATGGCGAACCACCCTTTCCTGTTTTTCATAAGGCACATCCCTACCAACATGATCGTCTTCTGTGGCAAGCTCGCCTCTCCCTAA
- the SERPINB11 gene encoding serpin B11 isoform X2 — MDPLSTANVDFCLDVFKELNRHNVGENIFFSPLSLLYALSMVLLGARGNSAGQMEKVLHFNHIAESLKPEFKASAKCSQAGRIHSAFGVLFSQINQPDSNYTLSMANRLYGTKAMMFHQQYLNCSEKLYQTTPQTVDFERSPEETRKTINAWVESKTNGKVTNLFGKGTIDPSCVMVLVNAIYFKGQWQNKFQERETIKTPFLLSEGKSVLVEMMYQTGTYKLAFIKEPRMQILELPYVNHKLSMIVLLPAGTASLEQIEKQLNMKTFYEWTSSANMVEREVEVHIPRFKLEMKYELNALLNSLGMTDVFNEIKADLSGISPAKGLHLSKVIHKSYVDVNEEGTEAAAATGDSFVVKRLPIRAQFMANHPFLFFIRHIPTNMIVFCGKLASP, encoded by the exons ATGGATCCTCTCAGCACAGCAAACGTTGACTTTTGCCTTGATGTGTTCAAAGAGCTGAACAGGCACAACGTAGGAGAAAACATCTTCTTTTCACCACTGAGTCTGCTTTATGCTCTAAGTATGGTTCTCCTTGGGGCCAGAGGAAACAGTGCAGGGCAGATGGAGAAG GTGCTTCACTTTAATCATATTGCAGAATCCTTAAAACCAGAGTTCAAGGCCTCAGCTAAG TGCAGCCAAGCTGGAAGGATTCATTCAGCGTTTGGAGTCTTATTCTCTCAAATTAACCAGCCAGACTCTAACTATACCCTCAGCATGGCCAACAGACTCTACGGGACAAAGGCGATGATGTTCCATCAG CAATATCTAAACTGTTCTGAGAAACTGTATCAAACCACGCCGCAAACTGTTGATTTTGAACGGTCTCCAGAAGAAACGAGGAAAACTATTAATGCTTGGGTTGAAAGTAAAACTAATG GAAAAGTCACAAACCTCTTTGGAAAGGGCACAATTGATCCTTCTTGTGTAATGGTCCTGGTGAATGCCATATATTTCAAAGGACAATGGCAAAATAAGTTTCAGGAAAGAGAGACAATTAAAACCCCTTTTCTGCTAAGTGAG gGTAAAAGCGTACTTGTGGAAATGATGTATCAAACGGGAACATATAAATTAGCCTTCATAAAGGAGCCGCGGATGCAAATTCTGGAGCTGCCCTACGTGAACCACAAACTAAGCATGATTGTTCTGCTTCCCGCGGGCACAGCCAGCCTGGAACAG atAGAGAAACAGCTGAACATGAAGACGTTTTACGAGTGGACCAGCTCTGCTAACATGGTAGAGAGGGAAGTTGAAGTGCATATCCCCAGGTTCAAACTTGAAATGAAGTATGAGCTAAATGCTTTGCTAAACTCCCTTGGGATGACAGATGTCTTCAACGAAATCAAAGCTGATCTCTCTGGAATATCACCAGCCAAAGGCCTGCATTTATCAAAGGTCATCCACAAGTCATACGTGGATGTCAATGAAGAGGGCACCGAGGCAGCAGCAGCTACTGGGGACAGCTTCGTTGTAAAAAGACTCCCCATCCGAGCTCAGTTCATGGCGAACCACCCTTTCCTGTTTTTCATAAGGCACATCCCTACCAACATGATCGTCTTCTGTGGCAAGCTCGCCTCTCCCTAA